The following are from one region of the Rhipicephalus microplus isolate Deutch F79 chromosome 1, USDA_Rmic, whole genome shotgun sequence genome:
- the LOC119178751 gene encoding heat shock protein Hsp-16.1/Hsp-16.11, whose product MASPMFARFSLPCRRAVMACSRRNLWRRYPATIGDVFGEMDRQLRHFEHEMSRTFRDLDRSGAFGPAFRWLRARDVPVESGAGDKFQVQLDVSKFRPEDVKVSLSGNQLTVRARSEVKEGNSTYVREFSHSVTLPEDVDPDTVRSLLLADGSLCIEAPRALPEPKEVPIEKSSTEQPPK is encoded by the coding sequence ATGGCTAGTCCGATGTTCGCGAGGTTTTCTCTGCCATGCCGGCGTGCCGTAATGGCCTGTTCGCGACGGAACCTGTGGAGACGCTACCCGGCCACCATCGGGGATGTGTTCGGCGAGATGGACCGGCAGCTGCGACACTTCGAGCACGAGATGTCGCGCACTTTCCGCGACCTCGACCGATCGGGCGCGTTCGGACCGGCCTTCCGCTGGCTGCGTGCGCGCGACGTGCCCGTCGAGTCCGGCGCGGGCGACAAGTTCCAGGTGCAGCTGGACGTGAGCAAGTTCAGACCGGAGGACGTCAAGGTGTCCCTGTCGGGCAACCAGCTCACCGTGCGCGCCCGCTCCGAAGTCAAGGAGGGTAACTCGACCTACGTTCGCGAGTTCTCGCACTCGGTGACCCTGCCCGAAGACGTGGACCCCGACACGGTGCGATCCCTGTTGCTCGCCGACGGATCGCTGTGCATCGAGGCTCCCCGCGCGCTGCCCGAACCCAAGGAGGTACCCATCGAGAAGTCTTCCACCGAGCAGCCGCCCAAGTGa